A stretch of the Lactuca sativa cultivar Salinas chromosome 9, Lsat_Salinas_v11, whole genome shotgun sequence genome encodes the following:
- the LOC111881263 gene encoding auxin-induced protein 22D, with the protein MDLINFEATELRLGLPGTTDDLPETKPPPSTVNTNKRSSSEMDSSISDENDSSRSPPPSKAQVVGWPPVRSYRKNVLQGKKYESEIGSGIYVKVSMDGAPYLRKVDLKVYKSYGELTKGLQDMFKCIIGLYSEREGYKSEHAPTYEDKDGDWMLVGDVPWDMFLTSCRRIRIMRGSEVMES; encoded by the exons ATGGATCTAATTAATTTCGAAGCAACCGAGCTAAGATTAGGATTGCCGGGAACAACCGACGATCTACCGGAGACAAAACCACCACCTTCTACGGTGAACACCAACAAAAGAAGCTCATCGGAAATGGATTCAAGTATCTCAGATGAAAATGATTCATCAAGATCTCCCCCACCATCCAA GGCACAAGTTGTAGGGTGGCCGCCGGTTAGATCTTACCGGAAAAACGTACTTCAAGGGAAAAAATACGAATCCGAGATTGGTTCCGGCATATATGTGAAAGTAAGCATGGATGGGGCTCCCTACTTGAGAAAAGTTGACTTAAAAGTGTACAAAAGCTACGGAGAACTCACGAAAGGATTACAAGATATGTTTAAGTGCATTATAGGGTTGTACTCTGAGAGGGAAGGGTACAAGTCTGAACATGCACCTACATATGAAGACAAAGATGGAGATTGGATGCTTGTTGGAGATGTACCATGGGATATGTTTCTTACTTCTTGTAGAAGAATTAGAATCATGAGAGGTTCTGAAGTTATGGAGAGTTGA